In the Malaya genurostris strain Urasoe2022 chromosome 1, Malgen_1.1, whole genome shotgun sequence genome, one interval contains:
- the LOC131437792 gene encoding uncharacterized protein LOC131437792 isoform X1, with amino-acid sequence MDKLESIRNFREPRTTEEVRSFLGLVNYVGRFIPDLATLTFPLRRLTNLGQKYVWRFEQQIAFDKLKEHMMNPKTLGYFNDEDRTQLVADASPVGLGAVLIQINNQGPRIIAYASKSLSEVEKRYAQIEKEALALVWAVERFHFYLYGRTFELITDHKPLQTIFGPRSKPCARIERWVVRLQAYKAKVIYKPGKSNVADPLSRLAITSNTTGITFDEFSEYYVHWIASNAMPIALKLTEIEQSSNIDKSIQSVRVALDQGIWSEEAQPFKLFATELCFAGKILLRGNRMVIPESLRKQTLELAHEGHPGMTIMKQRLRAKVWWPKMDLQVEQHIKNCRGCMLVAAPSAPEPMKRRELPSGPWQHLAVDFLGPLPSSHYLFVVVDYFSRYLEIEIMTKIDTKETINRLEIIFARFGLPLSITADNGPQFSSVEFRVYCESNNIKLINTIPYWPQQNGEVERQNRSILKRLTISQGINSNWIEDLNKYLLMYRSTPHSTTEKTPSEMLLGYYIRDKLPCIYQPKEVDEEVIERDKEMKEKGKLYADKRHHAKVNHMSEGDNVLVKNMIKSNKLTPTFGSESCKVIKRKGGDVVIASESGAKYRRHITHLQDVSKSLQVADNSNDTTNRKVKESVEESTVNSRIKRAVQQPIYMQDYVQTVDGDTNKDSLK; translated from the coding sequence ATGGATAAGTTAGAATCTATTCGCAATTTCCGAGAACCGAGAACCACTGAAGAAGTCAGAAGTTTTCTTGGCCTGGTCAATTATGTGGGAAGATTTATTCCTGATCTAGCTACATTAACGTTTCCATTAAGGCGACTCACAAACCTGGGACAGAAATATGTTTGGAGATTTGAGCAACAAATTGCGTTTGACAAATTAAAGGAACACATGATGAATCCAAAAACACTGGGGTATTTCAATGATGAAGATCGTACACAACTAGTGGCTGACGCTAGTCCAGTTGGTCTAGGAGCAGTGCTAATCCAAATAAATAATCAGGGGCCTAGAATTATTGCTTACGCAAGCAAGAGCCTTTCCGAGGTGGAAAAACGGTAtgcacaaattgaaaaggaGGCCTTAGCGCTAGTATGGGCGGTagaacgatttcatttttatttgtatGGCCGGACATTTGAGCTTATCACAGATCACAAGCCTTTACAAACGATATTTGGTCCTCGATCTAAACCGTGTGCAAGAATTGAAAGGTGGGTAGTTCGTTTACAAGCATATAAAGCGAAAGTTATCTACAAGCCTGGTAAATCAAACGTTGCTGACCCTCTTTCACGACTGGCAATCACATCAAACACTACTGGAATAACGTTTGACGAATTTTCTGAGTATTATGTACActggatagcttctaatgcaaTGCCAATAGCCTTGAAGTTAACAGAAATTGAACAATCATCGAATATTGACAAGTCTATTCAATCAGTTCGGGTTGCTCTGGATCAAGGAATCTGGTCAGAGGAAGCGCAgcctttcaaattatttgctacGGAACTCTGTTTTGCTGGCAAGATCCTACTACGAGGTAATAGAATGGTGATTCCAGAAAGTCTGAGAAAGCAGACATTAGAATTGGCTCACGAAGGGCACCCTGGTATGACAATTATGAAGCAAAGATTAAGAGCAAAGGTTTGGTGGCCGAAAATGGATTTGCAAGTTGAGCAGCACATTAAAAACTGCCGAGGATGCATGTTGGTAGCAGCACCCTCTGCACCAGAACCAATGAAGCGCAGAGAATTACCTTCAGGTCCATGGCAACATTTGGCTGTTGACTTTCTGGGACCCCTCCCATCGAGCCACTACCTATTCGTGGTGGTTGACTACTTCAGTCGCTACTTAGAAATCGAGATAATGACGAAGATTGATACCAAAGAAACCATCAACAgattggaaataatttttgctCGGTTTGGTTTGCCGCTATCCATTACAGCTGATAATGGTCCTCAGTTTTCAAGTGTGGAGTTTCGAGTGTATTGTGAATCAAATAACATCAAGTTGATCAACACCATTCCTTACTGGCCACAGCAAAATGGTGAGGTAGAACGCCAGAATCGTTCTATTTTGAAAAGATTGACCATCAGTCAAGGAATCAATTCTAATTGGATTGAAGATCTCAATAAGTATTTGCTCATGTACCGTTCAACTCCTCACTCAACGACGGAAAAGACTCCTTCGGAAATGTTACTTGGATATTATATAAGAGACAAGCTTCCATGTATTTACCAACCCAAAGAAGTAGATGAAGAGGTCATCGAGCGTGACAAAGAAATGAAAGAAAAAGGAAAGCTATATGCAGACAAACGACACCATGCCAAAGTGAATCATATGTCGGAAGGTGATAACGTTTTGGTGAAGaatatgataaaatcaaataagctGACTcccacttttggttccgaatcGTGCAAAGTTATCAAAAGGAAAGGCGGAGATGTAGTCATTGCTTCAGAATCGGGAGCAAAATATCGTCGACATATCACTCATCTACAGGATGTTTCTAAATCACTACAAGTAGCAGATAATTCCAATGATACAACAAACAGAAAAGTTAAAGAATCAGTCGAAGAGTCAACTGTGAATTCTAGAATAAAACGAGCTGTCCAACAACCAATCTACATGCAGGACTATGTACAAACTGTCGACGGAGATACAAATAAAGAttcactgaaataa
- the LOC131437768 gene encoding monocarboxylate transporter 12, producing the protein MGEESVECNEGKLINKNGGYSPVKQLDNGDLSRSDSQRKIVKIQIDEAPNTPRTSPNHAPHGSSNGKVEDKALLPGSNGAVPGIPGKDHQHEEPDNDDDYELIPPDGGWGWLVLAGSMLVNILVPGTIKSFGVLFVEFLEAFQASPSAAAWIPALCYFLYSSLGPLSSILSVKYSYRTVTIIGGTFAAAGMILTYWATSINYLYISYGVLVGTGAGLSFPPTVYIVTSYFVKLRGLANGLCISGSALGSIILPPVLRYLLINFGYRGSCLIMGAITLNVWVAAIFYQPVEDHMKRVKKVKESDQLTVDDTILEESETGEDKDASQNPNKSSIKPKFMIHDDDTPLATPTLEHKSPDIFRFNPKNGLIDSFARSVSAAAVPASYHRDESLHRHRKISTPIKEEHRNLTFTSQLNESQGSHIRLSRLNSMRSSVRPPRRSPSTSSFQYISTPYHGSTLSTHQPREFASHLSLRSIADSFKPSSKLHGEQSDQASDRKTFFDLSLLSNPTYLVILISNSTNAIGYTNFIILLPAYAISLGFDKSLAAYLLSIVSTLDLVGRIGGSALSDTNLIPKTWYFVGGLSISGLSLAMLPLATSYSSVSAFCALFGLASGTYVGITAVIMADMLGTERLTSSYGISLFVNGILQLVGPPICGIIFESIGRYQPLFTALGFILLGGSALWGFMPLISRNKLRKEQKAAEDLLETEKSLIA; encoded by the coding sequence TTAAAATTCAAATCGACGAAGCACCTAACACTCCCAGAACTTCGCCCAACCATGCCCCACATGGCAGCAGCAACGGAAAGGTTGAGGACAAAGCATTGCTACCGGGCAGCAACGGTGCGGTCCCGGGGATTCCCGGTAAGGATCATCAACACGAGGAACCGGACAATGACGATGACTACGAGCTGATTCCACCGGACGGTGGCTGGGGATGGCTGGTGCTAGCCGGTTCCATGTTAGTTAACATACTGGTACCTGGTACGATCAAGAGCTTTGGCGTATTGTTCGTAGAGTTTCTAGAAGCATTCCAAGCGTCTCCGTCGGCCGCCGCGTGGATCCCTGCGTTGTGCTACTTTCTTTACAGTTCTCTTGGGCCACTGTCGAGCATCCTGTCGGTGAAGTACAGCTACCGGACGGTCACGATAATCGGTGGAACGTTTGCGGCAGCAGGGATGATTCTTACTTACTGGGCTACGTCGATCAACTACTTGTACATAAGCTATGGGGTGCTTGTGGGAACGGGAGCTGGACTGTCCTTCCCGCCTACCGTTTATATAGTGACTTCATATTTCGTCAAACTTAGAGGACTGGCAAATGGGCTGTGTATTTCTGGAAGTGCACTTGGATCAATTATTCTGCCACCGGTGCTGCGGTATTTACTAatcaatttcggttaccggggTTCTTGTCTGATTATGGGTGCAATCACACTGAATGTATGGGTGGCTGCGATATTCTATCAACCCGTCGAGGACCACATGAAACGGGTGAAAAAAGTAAAGGAAAGCGATCAATTGACTGTGGATGATACAATCCTAGAAGAGTCTGAAACTGGCGAAGACAAGGATGCGTCGCAGAATCCGAACAAATCTTCGATCAAGCCTAAATTCATGATCCACGATGACGACACTCCGCTGGCAACACCAACACTAGAGCACAAATCCCCGGACATTTTCCGGTTTAATCCTAAAAACGGACTGATCGATAGTTTCGCGAGAAGCGTTTCGGCAGCAGCTGTTCCTGCGTCGTACCACAGAGACGAAAGTTTGCACAGGCATCGTAAGATCAGTACTCCAATCAAAGAGGAGCATCGCAATTTAACGTTCACAAGCCAACTGAATGAGTCTCAAGGTTCACATATCCGTTTAAGCAGGCTGAATAGCATGCGAAGTAGCGTTAGACCTCCAAGGCGATCTCCGTCGACCAGTAGTTTTCAGTACATCAGTACACCGTATCATGGAAGCACATTGTCCACGCATCAACCGCGAGAGTTCGCTTCTCATCTTTCACTTAGATCAATTGCCGATAGCTTTAAACCATCTTCCAAACTTCACGGTGAGCAGTCCGATCAGGCATCGGATCGAAAAACGTTTTTCGACTTATCGTTACTGAGCAACCCGACGTATTTAGTAATTTTGATTTCTAACTCCACTAATGCAATTGGCTACACCAATTTCATTATACTTCTACCGGCCTATGCAATCTCGCTAGGATTCGATAAGAGCTTGGCTGCCTATCTGCTGTCGATCGTGTCCACGCTGGACCTGGTTGGGCGAATCGGAGGATCTGCCCTATCCGACACCAATCTCATCCCAAAAACATGGTACTTCGTCGGTGGGCTATCGATCTCCGGACTTTCCCTTGCGATGCTCCCTCTGGCTACTTCGTACTCGTCCGTTAGTGCTTTCTGTGCCTTGTTTGGGCTTGCATCGGGTACATACGTCGGAATCACCGCCGTCATCATGGCGGATATGTTGGGAACGGAACGGTTAACCTCATCGTACGGTATTAGTTTGTTTGTCAACGGCATCCTGCAGCTGGTGGGTCCACCGATTTGTGGAATCATATTCGAAAGCATTGGTCGATACCAGCCGCTCTTCACCGCGCTTGGATTCATCCTGCTCGGTGGATCTGCCCTGTGGGGTTTTATGCCACTGATATCGAGAAATAAACTTCGGAAGGAACAGAAAGCGGCCGAGGATCTACTGGAAACGGAGAAGAGCTTAATTGCATAA